TGGTTTGATCGGCATCCGGCCGCTTATGCTTCCGAGTTAGCCGCCGTTCGCGCGTTGTGGCCGTCGGTTCGTGAAGCGCTGGAGGTAGGCGTGGGTACCGGGCGTTTTGCGGCGCCGCTGGGGATTCGCTACGGAGTGGATCCGTCACCGGCTATGCGGCGGCGGGCAGCAGCGCGTGGCATTCAGGTGGTCGAAGGCGTGGCCGAGGCCCTGCCGTTTCCGGATCAGCGTTTTGAAGCGGTATTGATGGTTACAACGTTGTGCTTTGTGGAGGAGCCGCTCCAGGCGCTTCGCGAGGTACGTCGGGTGCTTCAAGCCGGAGGCTTTCTGGTAATTGGTTTGATTGATCGAGATAGTCCGCTTGGCCGCCGCTATGAAGAACACCAGCACGAGAGTCCTTTCTACCGGGAGGCCCGGTTTCTTTCGGCTTCGGAGGTGGCTGTGCTCATGCGGGAGGCAGGCTTTGTGGAACTGGTCTGGCGACAGACGCTTTTTTCTGAGCCCGAGAAGATGTGCCGGCCAGATCCGGTCCGGGTAGGCTATGGGGCTGGTGGGTTTGTGGTGGTGCGGGGACGTCGTGCGGTGGATCCCGAATTTTTGCCAGGCGTTAGTGTTGACGCTTCACCGGAGGGGTGGCAGAGTGGTTGAATGCACCGGTCTTGAAAACCGGCGTGCCCTTACGGGCACCGTGGGTTCGAATCCCACCCCCTCCGCCATGAGCCGCCCCTGCCGGGGCGGCTTTTTTATGGCCGCGTGCCTGTAACAAATGACCTGTCTTTTCGTCTACTTTCAGCATCGGTAACCATTCGCACGGTTAACCCTGAGAAGACCTATGTATCGTTACAGAGCGCTCTGGGGAATCCTCATTCTGGTGAGTGGGCTACCTGCTTGCGGACAGGCGCAGCAGGTGCAGCGTATCACCTTTGACGAGGCACTTCGGCTGGCGTTGCGGCGTAATCCCGCCATTCAGCAGGCTGCTAACGAGCGGGAACGTAGCGAAGTTGGGCTGGCCAGTGCCCGCAGCAATTTTCTGCCTGATATAAACCTTTCCGTCGGAGCCAATCGGGATTATGGCCGAAATTTCGTGCTGGAAGAAGGACGTCTGGTGAACCAGATCACCCACTATTTTAGCTCCAGCATTTCGGCCAATCTAAACCTGTTTAATGGCTTTCGAGACCTGAATGCAGTTGCGCAGGCGCGTCTTCAGGTCGCCGCCAGCGAACTGAACTATGCCCGTCAGCGCGAGACGGTGCTGTTCAATGTGCTCTCCACGTTTCTGTCGTTGATCGAAGCCCGGGAACAGGTACACATTCAGGAGGAGAATCTGGCAGCCCAGCGGGCTCTGCTTGAGCAGATTGAGGCTTTTGTGCAGGTGGGTAGCCGTCCGATGGCGGACCTCTACCAGCAACAGGCGCAGGTGGCGGCGGCCGAGCTGGAATTGATCAACGCCCGGCGCAACCAGCAATTGCAGGAGGCCAATCTCATTCAGCTCCTGCAGCTCGATCCGTTTGGGGCCTACGAGTTTGTGATCCCCGAGGTGGATACACAGGCCCTGGGCACTCAGGAATATGATGTGCAGGCGTTGTTGCAGGCGGCCCTGGCGCGGCGTTCAGATCTGCGGGCACTGGAAGAGCGGATTCAGGCTGCAGAATACGGTGTCCGCGTTGCGCGTTCCACCTATTGGCCGACCATCTCGTTGCGGGCCAGCTATGGGTCCAGCTACACGGATCTGGCACCCGTGGGCTTTCAGGATCAGTTTTTTGACCGGAACCGGCGCGGCTCGATCGGTCTGAGTCTGACGTTTCCTGTTTTTGACCGCTTTACGACCCGGCATAACGTGCAGCGGGCGCAGATTGAGCTGGAGAACACGCGGTTGCAGCTTCAGCAGCTTCGCCAGGAAATCGCCACGCAGGTGCGTCAGGCCTACCTGGATTATGAGACGGCTCGGCAGCAGTACAGGACGGCCCAGGTCCAGCTACAGGCGGCGCGTCAGGCGCTCCAGGCCGCTCAGGAGCGGTATAACGTCGGTGCGGCTACGCTGGTCGAGCTGACGCAGGCACGGGCCACGTACGTGCGGGCTGAGGCGGACATGGTGCGGGCCCGCTATACGCTGGTGTTTCGACAAAAACTCATTGATTACTACGTGGGCACGTTGGTGCCCGAACTGGACGTTTTACCGTAACGCAAACCCGAAATCCAG
This is a stretch of genomic DNA from Rhodothermus sp.. It encodes these proteins:
- a CDS encoding class I SAM-dependent methyltransferase, with the protein product MARIAAFEQFVERYEAWFDRHPAAYASELAAVRALWPSVREALEVGVGTGRFAAPLGIRYGVDPSPAMRRRAAARGIQVVEGVAEALPFPDQRFEAVLMVTTLCFVEEPLQALREVRRVLQAGGFLVIGLIDRDSPLGRRYEEHQHESPFYREARFLSASEVAVLMREAGFVELVWRQTLFSEPEKMCRPDPVRVGYGAGGFVVVRGRRAVDPEFLPGVSVDASPEGWQSG
- a CDS encoding TolC family protein, whose product is MYRYRALWGILILVSGLPACGQAQQVQRITFDEALRLALRRNPAIQQAANERERSEVGLASARSNFLPDINLSVGANRDYGRNFVLEEGRLVNQITHYFSSSISANLNLFNGFRDLNAVAQARLQVAASELNYARQRETVLFNVLSTFLSLIEAREQVHIQEENLAAQRALLEQIEAFVQVGSRPMADLYQQQAQVAAAELELINARRNQQLQEANLIQLLQLDPFGAYEFVIPEVDTQALGTQEYDVQALLQAALARRSDLRALEERIQAAEYGVRVARSTYWPTISLRASYGSSYTDLAPVGFQDQFFDRNRRGSIGLSLTFPVFDRFTTRHNVQRAQIELENTRLQLQQLRQEIATQVRQAYLDYETARQQYRTAQVQLQAARQALQAAQERYNVGAATLVELTQARATYVRAEADMVRARYTLVFRQKLIDYYVGTLVPELDVLP